The following proteins are co-located in the Spinactinospora alkalitolerans genome:
- a CDS encoding CCA tRNA nucleotidyltransferase, whose protein sequence is MSNTAFPGESQDPRTTEAAQGPVPASGSGPEPTGEQPLTGEQRAAIAELLGSIDTIADELGRRFAANGHELAIVGGPVRDALLGREVHDIDLTTDAVPQRILETVEGWADAVWTVGIDFGTVGLRKGGYQLEITTYRSEAYQPKSRKPEVSYGDSLYEDLVRRDFTVNAMASRLPGNAFADPFGGLADLAGRRLRTPGRPEDSFSDDPLRIMRAVRFAAQLGFTLAPEVKEAAAGMADRLKIVSAERIRDELVKLMLSPDPRTGVELMVELGVAQYVLPEIPKLRLEIDEHHRHKDVYEHSLTVLDQAMELERERGMQPDLVLRLAALLHDVGKPKTRAFEDGGRVTFHHHEVVGASMSKNRLSALRFPKDVVADVSKLVALHLRFHGYGKGEWTDSAVRRYARDAGPLLQRLHVLTRADCTTRNRRKAAALARAYDDIERRIERLEQEEELNSIRPDLNGNEIQEILGIGPGPLIGKAWRFLLELRLENGPMGREAAAEELRRWAEKHAD, encoded by the coding sequence GTGTCGAACACCGCGTTTCCCGGCGAAAGCCAAGACCCCCGGACCACCGAGGCGGCCCAGGGCCCCGTCCCCGCGAGCGGATCGGGTCCCGAGCCGACGGGTGAGCAGCCGCTGACGGGTGAGCAGCGCGCCGCGATCGCCGAGCTGCTGGGCTCGATCGACACGATCGCCGACGAGCTGGGGCGGCGCTTCGCGGCGAACGGGCACGAACTGGCGATCGTCGGCGGGCCCGTGCGCGACGCCCTGCTGGGCCGGGAGGTGCACGACATCGACCTCACCACCGACGCCGTCCCGCAGCGCATCCTGGAGACCGTCGAGGGGTGGGCCGACGCCGTCTGGACCGTGGGGATCGACTTCGGCACCGTCGGGCTGCGCAAGGGCGGCTACCAGTTGGAGATCACCACCTACCGCAGCGAGGCCTACCAGCCGAAGTCGCGCAAGCCCGAGGTGAGCTACGGCGACTCGCTGTACGAGGACCTCGTCCGCCGCGACTTCACCGTCAACGCCATGGCCTCCCGGTTGCCGGGCAACGCATTCGCCGACCCGTTCGGCGGCCTCGCCGACCTGGCCGGCCGCAGGCTGCGCACGCCGGGCAGACCCGAGGACTCCTTCAGCGACGACCCGCTGCGCATCATGCGGGCCGTCCGCTTCGCCGCCCAACTCGGCTTCACCCTCGCGCCGGAGGTCAAGGAGGCCGCGGCGGGGATGGCCGACCGCCTGAAGATCGTCTCGGCCGAGCGGATCCGCGACGAGCTGGTCAAGCTGATGCTGAGCCCGGACCCGCGCACGGGCGTCGAGCTCATGGTCGAACTGGGCGTCGCGCAGTACGTGCTGCCGGAGATCCCGAAGCTGCGGCTGGAGATCGACGAGCACCACCGGCACAAGGACGTCTACGAGCACTCCCTGACGGTGCTGGACCAGGCCATGGAACTGGAGCGGGAGCGGGGCATGCAGCCCGACCTGGTGCTCCGCCTGGCGGCGCTGCTGCACGACGTGGGCAAGCCCAAGACGCGCGCCTTCGAGGACGGCGGCCGCGTGACGTTCCACCACCACGAGGTGGTGGGCGCGTCGATGAGCAAGAACCGGCTGAGCGCGCTGCGCTTCCCCAAGGACGTCGTGGCCGACGTCAGCAAGCTGGTCGCGCTGCACCTGCGCTTCCACGGCTACGGCAAGGGGGAGTGGACCGACTCGGCGGTGCGCCGCTACGCCCGCGACGCAGGCCCGCTGCTGCAGCGCCTGCACGTGCTGACGCGGGCGGACTGCACCACCCGCAACCGCCGCAAGGCCGCGGCCCTGGCGCGCGCCTACGACGACATCGAGCGGCGCATCGAGCGGCTGGAGCAGGAGGAGGAGCTCAACAGCATCCGCCCCGACCTCAACGGCAACGAGATCCAGGAGATACTCGGCATCGGCCCCGGCCCGCTGATCGGCAAGGCGTGGCGGTTCCTGCTGGAGCTGCGCCTGGAGAACGGCCCGATGGGCAGGGAGGCCGCGGCCGAGGAACTGCGCCGCTGGGCCGAGAAGCACGCCGACTAG
- a CDS encoding DUF6049 family protein, translating to MRRIAHLGAVTATALALVPALAAFQPAHNAPGEPAAAPSADGAADEAAPLIVEGITPQAVDEESTVTVTGRITNTTDEPLTDVSVRLRYSSYPLSGRDALDSHAGGEGREPQALGPTLTLDQELAPDASAPYELEADAEDLGLDGGFGVYPLTVDAVDGAGERIGAQNTFLPYTAGGDVDPIEVAWLWPLMDSPQRTDDDTYLDNGLDASLAPDGRLGRLLSAGAQSGALSEELTEEEGAEGAGEGADQDQDTEDDGNGDGGDAGGGGSDAAEDGAAPDDAAGDVPITWAVDPGLLDDVDRLSSAGYQVLDGSAQTDPDDPDSSLQDHEASTNAQMWLEQANAVIGDDPMLATPYATPDIAALLEAGLEDDADDAVSLGRQTVQRVLGRSADPSLAWPADGLMNAATRDFLSANGAESFVLGDDAMPAQPWVQHTPTAAANLPVEDAEEDATALVADSGLTDVLAQDSSGPGGSALARQRFAAETAMITAERPGTSRTVVAAPPRDWNPAPGLAEDLLEASDDLPWLDPVALTDIEGGDAAGQDRQELTYAGQGADAELSGDHLDRVKEIRSDIRLFNSILADDEDPFRPAVLRLESAWWRGEEETAAQLRTRVAASVRETKSQVRVMSGEPVTLASKNGTLGILVANDLSDHPVTVHLSIFSENSERLSIGRFDNSMEIGPGGKTTVYVPLSAKINGRTVLHMSLHNADGEPISSEEVTTPVNVTGLGTSALLISGAAALVLIVALAPRALRRWARKRRRRASASAGARVGTARMISGTAAPGAGEGAEDGDPPVGEDDAAAAPDAMPHNGSEPSGDRPDSSADSTDGSRPQ from the coding sequence GTGCGTCGAATTGCTCATCTAGGCGCGGTCACGGCCACGGCCCTCGCGCTGGTTCCGGCACTGGCCGCGTTCCAACCTGCCCACAACGCCCCCGGCGAGCCCGCCGCCGCGCCGTCGGCCGACGGCGCCGCCGACGAGGCCGCTCCGCTGATCGTCGAGGGGATCACCCCGCAGGCCGTCGACGAGGAGAGCACGGTGACGGTCACCGGGCGGATCACCAACACCACGGACGAGCCCCTCACCGACGTCTCCGTGCGCCTGCGCTACTCCTCCTACCCGCTGAGCGGCCGCGACGCGCTGGACTCCCACGCCGGCGGCGAGGGACGGGAGCCGCAGGCGTTGGGCCCGACCCTCACCCTCGACCAGGAGCTGGCGCCGGACGCCTCGGCGCCCTACGAGCTGGAGGCCGATGCCGAGGATCTCGGGCTCGACGGCGGCTTCGGCGTGTACCCGCTGACGGTCGACGCCGTGGACGGGGCCGGGGAGCGCATCGGCGCGCAGAACACGTTCCTGCCCTACACCGCCGGCGGCGACGTCGACCCCATCGAGGTCGCCTGGCTGTGGCCCCTGATGGACAGCCCCCAGCGCACCGACGACGACACCTACCTGGACAACGGGCTCGACGCGTCGCTGGCGCCCGACGGCCGACTCGGTCGGCTGCTGAGCGCCGGCGCCCAGAGCGGGGCCCTCAGCGAGGAGCTCACCGAAGAAGAGGGGGCGGAAGGCGCCGGTGAGGGCGCCGATCAGGACCAGGACACCGAGGACGACGGGAACGGCGACGGCGGCGACGCCGGAGGCGGGGGCTCCGACGCCGCGGAGGACGGGGCCGCGCCGGACGACGCGGCCGGCGACGTGCCGATCACCTGGGCGGTCGACCCCGGTCTGCTCGACGACGTCGACCGCCTCTCCTCGGCCGGCTACCAGGTGCTGGACGGGTCCGCGCAGACCGACCCCGACGACCCGGACTCCAGCCTGCAGGACCACGAGGCCAGCACGAACGCGCAGATGTGGCTGGAGCAGGCCAACGCGGTCATCGGCGACGACCCGATGCTGGCCACCCCCTACGCCACCCCCGACATCGCGGCGCTGCTGGAGGCCGGCCTGGAGGACGACGCCGACGACGCGGTCTCCCTGGGTCGGCAGACCGTCCAGCGGGTGCTGGGCCGCTCCGCCGACCCGAGCCTTGCCTGGCCCGCCGACGGCCTCATGAACGCGGCCACCCGCGACTTCCTCAGCGCGAACGGCGCGGAGTCCTTCGTTCTCGGCGACGACGCGATGCCGGCCCAGCCGTGGGTCCAGCACACCCCCACGGCAGCGGCGAACCTGCCGGTGGAGGACGCCGAGGAGGACGCCACCGCACTGGTGGCCGACAGCGGGCTGACCGACGTGCTCGCTCAGGACAGCAGCGGACCGGGTGGGAGCGCCCTCGCCCGGCAGCGGTTCGCGGCGGAGACCGCGATGATCACCGCCGAGCGGCCGGGCACCTCGCGCACGGTCGTGGCGGCCCCGCCCCGCGACTGGAACCCGGCCCCCGGGCTCGCCGAGGACCTGCTCGAAGCCAGCGACGACCTCCCGTGGCTGGACCCCGTGGCGCTGACCGACATCGAGGGCGGCGACGCCGCCGGGCAGGACCGCCAGGAGCTGACCTACGCCGGGCAGGGCGCCGATGCCGAACTCAGCGGCGACCACCTCGACCGCGTCAAGGAGATCCGCAGCGACATCCGGCTGTTCAACAGCATCCTGGCCGACGACGAGGACCCGTTCCGCCCCGCCGTCCTGCGACTGGAGTCGGCCTGGTGGCGCGGGGAGGAGGAGACGGCGGCGCAACTGCGCACCAGGGTGGCCGCATCGGTGCGCGAGACCAAGTCCCAGGTCCGGGTCATGTCCGGCGAGCCGGTGACGCTGGCCAGCAAGAACGGCACGCTCGGCATCCTGGTGGCCAACGACCTGAGCGACCACCCGGTCACCGTGCACCTGTCGATCTTCTCGGAGAACTCCGAACGGCTGTCGATCGGCCGCTTCGACAACTCGATGGAGATCGGCCCCGGCGGCAAGACAACGGTCTACGTTCCGCTTTCGGCCAAGATCAACGGCCGCACCGTGCTGCACATGAGCCTGCACAACGCCGACGGCGAACCGATCAGCTCCGAAGAGGTCACCACCCCGGTCAACGTCACGGGCCTGGGAACCAGCGCGCTGCTCATCAGCGGCGCGGCGGCGTTGGTGCTGATCGTGGCCCTTGCGCCGCGCGCACTGCGCAGGTGGGCCCGTAAGCGCAGGAGGCGGGCGTCGGCGTCCGCCGGCGCGCGGGTCGGGACCGCCCGGATGATCTCAGGGACGGCGGCCCCCGGCGCCGGGGAGGGTGCCGAGGACGGCGATCCGCCGGTCGGGGAGGACGATGCTGCCGCCGCACCGGACGCGATGCCCCACAATGGCAGTGAGCCGTCCGGTGACCGACCGGACTCCTCCGCCGACTCCACGGACGGGTCCCGGCCCCAGTAG
- the murJ gene encoding murein biosynthesis integral membrane protein MurJ, translating into MPVATETTNGSKDPDAPSEGAGAANSGGRSSGGMMRSSAVMAAGTMVSRVTGFVRTIVLAAALGTQLLGDAYNTANTIPFVINDLLIGGLMASVIVPFLVRRRKRDADGGTATENRLFTGAVLLLFVITAAAIAAAELLIRLYAGEFAPAQAETSIYLARFLLAQIFFVGLSGLISAMLNTRDKFGAPVWAPVLNNLVIISVGALFLWIAGPGRTPETVTQGELTLLGLGTSCGMALQTVVLLGSLWRAGFRWRPRLDLRGSGLGEALRTAGWMMLYTLMTQVGFLITTNIATRAGVASVRSGEAVGAGITAYNYAYQLFQLPYAIIAVSLITVLLPQMSGFAADGRWDEVRSGFSRTLRVSALILVPLGLALALYAVQLSILVFARGNTSAADAQNIGTVLAAMALGLVPFTIFQLMLRVFYALGDTRTPALISIANVAVHGALAVTAYLVLPPDQVVVGVAAGFMASFLSGLLIAGAILSRRLGGLDGRRIFGTLLRLHLAAVPSIAAGVGVLWFFTDRFGEGLATNLGAPVTGCAVGALLFVLFAKLLRVRELSSVVELVRARVSRRG; encoded by the coding sequence ATGCCGGTGGCGACCGAGACCACGAACGGCAGCAAAGACCCCGACGCGCCTTCGGAGGGCGCGGGCGCCGCGAACTCCGGGGGCCGCTCCTCCGGCGGCATGATGCGCTCCAGCGCCGTCATGGCCGCGGGCACGATGGTGTCGCGCGTGACGGGGTTCGTCCGGACCATCGTGCTCGCGGCGGCGCTGGGCACCCAGTTGCTCGGCGACGCCTACAACACGGCGAACACGATTCCGTTCGTCATCAACGACCTGCTCATCGGCGGCCTGATGGCCAGCGTCATCGTGCCGTTCCTGGTCAGGCGGCGCAAGCGCGACGCCGATGGCGGCACCGCGACCGAGAACAGGCTGTTCACCGGGGCGGTGCTGCTGCTGTTCGTGATCACGGCGGCCGCGATCGCGGCCGCCGAGCTGCTCATCCGGCTGTACGCGGGCGAGTTCGCACCGGCCCAGGCCGAGACCTCGATCTACCTGGCGCGCTTCCTGCTGGCGCAGATCTTCTTCGTCGGGCTGAGCGGCCTGATCAGCGCGATGCTCAACACCCGGGACAAGTTCGGCGCGCCGGTGTGGGCGCCCGTCCTGAACAACCTCGTGATCATCTCCGTCGGCGCCTTGTTCCTGTGGATCGCCGGACCGGGCCGCACCCCGGAGACGGTGACCCAGGGCGAGCTCACCCTGCTCGGCCTGGGCACGAGCTGCGGCATGGCGCTGCAGACCGTGGTGCTGCTGGGCTCCCTGTGGCGCGCCGGATTCCGCTGGCGGCCCCGGCTGGACCTGCGCGGCTCCGGCCTGGGCGAGGCGCTGCGCACGGCCGGCTGGATGATGCTCTACACGCTGATGACCCAGGTGGGCTTCTTGATCACCACCAACATCGCCACCCGGGCGGGTGTGGCCAGCGTGCGCAGCGGCGAGGCGGTGGGCGCCGGCATCACCGCCTACAACTACGCCTACCAGCTCTTCCAGCTTCCCTACGCGATCATCGCGGTCTCGCTGATCACGGTGCTGCTGCCGCAGATGAGCGGGTTCGCCGCCGACGGGCGCTGGGACGAGGTGCGCTCCGGGTTCTCCCGGACGCTGCGGGTCTCGGCGCTGATCCTGGTCCCGCTGGGGCTGGCGCTGGCGCTGTACGCGGTGCAGCTCTCGATCCTGGTGTTCGCCCGGGGCAACACCTCGGCGGCCGACGCGCAGAACATCGGCACCGTCCTCGCCGCCATGGCGCTCGGCCTGGTGCCGTTCACGATCTTCCAGTTGATGCTGCGGGTCTTCTACGCCCTCGGCGACACCAGGACGCCCGCGCTGATCAGCATCGCCAACGTGGCCGTGCACGGCGCGCTGGCCGTCACCGCCTACCTCGTGCTGCCGCCGGACCAGGTCGTGGTGGGCGTCGCCGCCGGGTTCATGGCCTCGTTCCTCTCCGGCCTGCTCATCGCCGGTGCGATCCTGAGCCGGCGACTGGGCGGACTTGACGGGCGGCGCATCTTTGGCACATTGTTGCGGCTGCACCTGGCCGCGGTACCGAGCATCGCCGCCGGCGTCGGCGTCCTGTGGTTCTTCACCGACCGGTTCGGCGAGGGCCTGGCCACGAACCTCGGAGCGCCCGTCACCGGTTGCGCGGTCGGTGCGCTGCTCTTCGTGCTGTTCGCCAAACTGCTGCGGGTCCGTGAGCTGAGTTCGGTGGTGGAGCTGGTGCGCGCCCGGGTGTCGCGGCGCGGCTGA
- the murJ gene encoding murein biosynthesis integral membrane protein MurJ — MPEEMLDAVERSEPATEPEPGLVPRHDPSDVGDLGTADRPGEEGNEIGGAAHSAPPNLMRSSAIMAVGTVFSRATGFIRTIVLAAALGTQLLGDAYQTANMVPFAVYDLLIGGLLASVLVPFLVKRKKQDADGGEATEQRLFTATVLALLVISVLAILAAEWLIRIYAGEFTAAQHEVAVTLARFLLAQIFFIGASGIASAMLNSRNRFGAPMWAPVLNNIVIIAVGAMFLWVAGPGSTPGSVTEADLTLLGLGTTFGQLAQCAVLIWALAAAGFRWRPRLDLRGSGLGEAVRTASWMMLYIGVAQAGLLVTTNVATRAGVRAAEAGEASAGAGITAYQYASQLFQLPYAVIAVSVITALLPRMSAHVAEGRKDLVRSDFSRGFRLSSVLIVPISVALVVFAVPFCVLVYARGSTSVEDAQGIGAILMVFAVMLIPFTLFQLLLRVYYALGDTRTPALIAIPAEVAHASVAVSLLFAAPPRFIVVGLPVAYGLYYIVGSVLAWLLLRRRLNGLDGRRMLRTLVLLHVAAVPSAIFAFAMNLTFGLLPGVVWSSLLSMAVGGVVGAALFILVARRMGVTEVTTFLDMVSTRLLRR, encoded by the coding sequence ATGCCCGAGGAGATGCTCGACGCGGTCGAGCGGTCGGAGCCGGCGACCGAGCCGGAGCCCGGCCTCGTCCCGCGGCACGACCCCAGTGACGTCGGCGACCTCGGGACCGCCGACCGGCCCGGCGAAGAGGGCAACGAGATCGGCGGCGCGGCCCACTCCGCGCCGCCGAACCTGATGCGCTCCAGCGCGATCATGGCGGTCGGCACGGTGTTCTCCCGCGCCACCGGGTTCATCCGGACCATCGTGCTGGCCGCGGCGCTGGGCACCCAGTTGCTCGGCGACGCCTACCAGACGGCGAACATGGTCCCCTTCGCCGTCTACGACCTGCTCATCGGCGGCCTGCTGGCCAGCGTCCTCGTCCCGTTCCTGGTCAAGCGCAAGAAGCAGGACGCCGACGGCGGCGAGGCCACCGAGCAGCGGCTGTTCACCGCCACCGTGCTCGCGCTGCTGGTGATCAGCGTGCTGGCGATCCTCGCGGCCGAGTGGCTCATCAGGATCTACGCCGGCGAGTTCACCGCGGCCCAGCACGAGGTCGCGGTCACGCTGGCCCGCTTCCTGCTGGCGCAGATCTTCTTCATCGGCGCGAGCGGCATCGCCAGCGCGATGCTGAACAGCCGCAACCGGTTCGGCGCGCCGATGTGGGCCCCGGTGCTGAACAACATCGTGATCATCGCGGTCGGCGCGATGTTCCTGTGGGTGGCCGGCCCCGGCAGCACCCCCGGCTCCGTCACCGAGGCCGACCTGACGCTGCTCGGGCTGGGCACCACCTTCGGCCAGTTGGCGCAGTGCGCGGTGCTGATCTGGGCGCTGGCCGCCGCGGGGTTCCGCTGGCGGCCCCGGCTGGACCTGCGCGGCTCCGGCCTGGGCGAGGCGGTGCGCACAGCGTCGTGGATGATGCTCTACATCGGCGTCGCCCAGGCCGGCCTGCTGGTGACGACGAACGTGGCCACCCGGGCCGGCGTGCGCGCGGCCGAGGCCGGGGAGGCCTCCGCCGGCGCCGGCATCACCGCCTACCAGTACGCGTCGCAGCTCTTCCAGCTTCCCTACGCGGTCATCGCGGTCTCGGTCATCACGGCTCTGCTGCCGCGCATGAGCGCGCACGTCGCCGAGGGCCGCAAGGACCTGGTGCGCTCGGACTTCTCCCGGGGCTTCCGGCTGTCCTCGGTGCTGATCGTCCCCATCTCGGTGGCGCTCGTGGTGTTCGCCGTCCCCTTCTGCGTCCTGGTCTACGCCCGGGGCAGCACGTCGGTCGAGGACGCCCAGGGCATCGGCGCGATCCTGATGGTCTTCGCGGTGATGCTCATCCCGTTCACGCTGTTCCAACTGCTGCTGCGGGTCTACTACGCCCTCGGCGACACCAGGACGCCGGCGCTCATCGCGATCCCCGCCGAGGTCGCGCACGCCTCGGTGGCGGTCTCCCTGCTCTTCGCCGCGCCGCCCCGCTTCATCGTGGTGGGGCTGCCCGTGGCCTACGGCCTGTACTACATCGTGGGATCGGTGCTGGCGTGGCTGCTGCTGCGCCGGCGGCTGAACGGGCTCGACGGGCGGCGGATGCTGCGCACCCTCGTCCTGCTGCACGTGGCCGCGGTCCCCAGTGCGATCTTCGCCTTTGCGATGAACCTCACCTTCGGGCTGCTGCCCGGGGTGGTGTGGTCGTCGCTTTTGTCAATGGCCGTGGGCGGTGTGGTCGGTGCGGCGCTGTTCATTCTGGTCGCCAGGCGGATGGGAGTGACCGAAGTCACAACTTTCCTGGACATGGTCAGCACCCGACTGCTGCGCCGCTGA
- a CDS encoding protein kinase family protein: MSTFMIEPGARLAGRYRLDELVSETSGAALWKATDETLARLVGVWTFAEGFPRTNEVVRAARAASRIADARVTQVFDADDSGPSTYVVEEWVTGQSLTDLLAQGPLEAERAAGLIAEAAEAVAAANAAGIHHLCLSPNKLTWSTGGAVKVTGIGVDAALRGVTSDDPAVADARGIGRLLYAALTAHWPGDERTGLRPAPAVPGGPCEPGQIRAGIPGRLNDIVCRSAFQAGGRSGPLRTAQDIADALADVPRLVPLPVAPTGHAPPPKPAVGTSRSSGQFGAAPPPPPRSAPPARGPRRAARSRPASSLTNRILVGAVAMLVFVAVVVGAWTVGSTMGGPDEGRTTSDDEQQQAGTGEEELQVLAPQDADGFDPQGDDGDEHGDKAGLAVDGDPATAWSTQGYKGVHGADLGNLKSGVGLIVDMGEPVELHEATVTLGDSEHNFRLRVGDEPTESALTDVYEGTGVGGEVDIKLDEPVQGRYVVVWFTAPLPSDGGEYRGTINEVELRGNT, encoded by the coding sequence ATGAGCACCTTCATGATTGAGCCAGGTGCGCGTCTCGCCGGTCGCTACCGACTCGACGAGTTGGTGAGCGAGACCAGCGGCGCCGCGCTGTGGAAGGCGACCGACGAGACGCTGGCCCGACTGGTCGGAGTCTGGACGTTCGCCGAAGGGTTCCCCCGAACCAACGAGGTGGTGCGCGCCGCGAGAGCGGCCAGCCGCATCGCCGACGCCCGCGTCACCCAGGTCTTCGACGCCGACGACTCCGGCCCCAGCACCTACGTCGTCGAGGAGTGGGTCACCGGCCAGTCGCTCACCGACCTGCTGGCGCAGGGCCCCTTGGAGGCCGAGCGCGCCGCGGGGCTGATCGCCGAGGCCGCCGAGGCGGTCGCCGCGGCCAACGCCGCGGGCATCCACCACCTGTGCCTGTCGCCGAACAAGCTCACCTGGAGCACGGGCGGCGCGGTCAAGGTCACCGGCATCGGCGTCGACGCGGCCCTGCGCGGCGTCACCTCCGACGACCCCGCCGTCGCCGACGCGCGGGGGATCGGCCGGCTGCTGTACGCGGCGCTGACCGCCCACTGGCCGGGCGACGAGCGCACCGGTCTGCGCCCGGCCCCCGCCGTCCCCGGCGGCCCCTGCGAACCCGGCCAGATCCGGGCCGGCATCCCCGGACGGCTCAACGACATCGTCTGCCGATCGGCCTTCCAGGCGGGCGGCAGGAGCGGGCCGCTGCGCACCGCACAGGACATCGCCGACGCGCTGGCCGACGTCCCGCGGCTGGTGCCCCTGCCGGTCGCGCCGACCGGGCACGCCCCGCCCCCGAAGCCCGCGGTCGGGACCTCCCGTTCGAGCGGCCAGTTCGGCGCGGCGCCCCCGCCGCCGCCGCGGTCGGCTCCTCCCGCCCGCGGCCCCCGCCGGGCCGCACGATCGCGGCCCGCGTCCTCGCTCACGAACCGGATCCTGGTCGGCGCGGTGGCGATGCTCGTCTTCGTCGCCGTCGTGGTCGGGGCGTGGACCGTTGGCAGCACCATGGGCGGTCCCGACGAGGGCCGGACCACCTCCGACGACGAACAGCAGCAGGCCGGGACCGGCGAGGAGGAACTGCAGGTCCTCGCCCCGCAGGACGCCGACGGGTTCGACCCCCAGGGCGACGACGGCGACGAGCACGGCGACAAGGCCGGCCTCGCCGTCGACGGCGACCCCGCGACGGCGTGGAGCACCCAGGGCTACAAGGGCGTCCACGGCGCCGACCTCGGCAACCTCAAGTCCGGTGTCGGCCTGATCGTCGACATGGGTGAGCCCGTCGAACTGCACGAGGCGACGGTCACTCTGGGCGACTCCGAGCACAACTTCCGACTCCGCGTGGGCGACGAGCCGACGGAGTCGGCCCTCACCGACGTCTACGAGGGGACTGGAGTCGGCGGCGAAGTAGACATTAAGCTGGACGAACCCGTTCAAGGTCGATACGTCGTGGTGTGGTTCACCGCTCCGCTGCCTTCAGACGGGGGCGAGTACCGAGGCACCATCAACGAGGTCGAGCTGCGCGGGAATACGTGA
- the sigM gene encoding RNA polymerase sigma factor SigM, with product MDAVQELPDKELLVRHNQGDEHAFGELVRRHRERMWAVAIRVLGDPEEASDALQDAFLSAFRGAHRFRGDALVSTWLHRIVVNACHDRMRRKMVRPAVPTDDVNLDVLSNERLKGTAPDPTGRSDASMDVHAALERLPAEQRMALVLVDMMGYRVDEAAEILEVASGTVKSRCARGRARLLPYLSHLRNPESSQDVTPPRGGGRRS from the coding sequence ATGGACGCTGTTCAGGAGCTCCCCGACAAGGAGCTGTTGGTCAGGCACAACCAGGGTGACGAGCACGCTTTCGGCGAACTGGTGCGGCGGCACCGCGAACGCATGTGGGCCGTCGCCATCCGCGTGCTGGGCGACCCCGAAGAGGCCTCCGACGCTCTGCAGGACGCCTTCCTCTCCGCCTTCCGCGGCGCGCACCGGTTCCGCGGCGATGCGCTCGTGAGCACCTGGCTGCACCGCATCGTCGTCAACGCCTGCCACGACCGCATGCGCCGCAAGATGGTGCGCCCGGCCGTCCCCACCGACGACGTCAACCTCGACGTGCTCTCCAACGAGCGCCTCAAGGGCACGGCCCCCGACCCGACCGGCCGCAGCGACGCGTCCATGGACGTGCACGCCGCGCTGGAGCGGCTGCCCGCCGAGCAGCGCATGGCCCTGGTCCTCGTCGACATGATGGGCTACCGGGTCGACGAGGCCGCCGAGATCCTGGAGGTCGCGTCCGGCACGGTGAAGAGCCGGTGTGCCCGAGGTCGCGCAAGACTTCTGCCATATCTTTCCCATCTCCGGAACCCTGAGTCCTCCCAAGACGTCACACCTCCGAGAGGAGGTGGCAGGAGATCGTGA